One Algoriphagus sp. Y33 genomic window, TCAGTCTGCTTCTCCCGCTTCTCAGCGCAGATGCGATATTGTTCGGTTGATAATTAAGTTCTTTGGCGGCTTTTAAAACTTTTTTCTTTGTGGCATCTGAGATCCTAGGATTGTTATTTAGTGCCCTAGAGACAGTAGAAGCAGTTACTTGAAGCTTTTCAGCGATGTCATGAATGGTGGCTTTCCCGTTTCTCATTGCCTTGTTTAATATTAAGGAAAAATGGTTTTGGAAGTTCTAAGATAATTATTCACCGGCTGGTTTGCCTATGGTAGCAAGAATTCCTCCGTCTACATAGATAATTTGACCGTTGATGAAGTCGCTGGCTTGGCTGGACAGAAATACAACTGTTCCTCCCAGATCATTGGGGTCACCCCATCGACCTGCGGGAGTCCGTCCCACGATAAAATCATTGAACGGATGTCCGTCCACCCGGATGGGAGCAGTTTGTTCAGTAGCAAAATAGCCTGGGCCAATGCCGTTGACTTGGATGTTGTATTTTGCCCATTCGGTAGCTAGATTGCGGGTGAGCATCTTCAAACCGCCTTTTGCGGCCGCATAAGCGCTTACCGTATTGCGTCCAAGTTCGCTCATCATAGAACAGATGTTGATGATTTTTCCTTTTCCGTTTTTCACCATGGTTTTGGCGACTCGCTGAGAGACGATAAATGGCGATACAAGATCTATATCAATTACTTTCCGAAAGTCTTCAGGATCCATTTCCAATGCTGGTATGCGCTGGATCATCCCCGCATTGTTTACCAAGATATCTATATCCCCTATTTCCTCTTCTATTTTGGTGATGGCAGCATCTACTGCCTTTACATCACTGACGTCAAACAGATAAGGGCGCGCTATAATTTCTTCAGAAGCATATTCTTCAATTGCGCCCTCCATTTTAGCAGGTGTATGACCATTGACAACCAAAGTAGCTCCTTGATGAGCCAGCGCTTTTGCCATGGCCATGCCCAGACCGTGAGTTGCTCCTGTGACAAGAGCAATTTTACCTTTTAGTTCGAAATTCGGTTTCATGTGTTTATAATTTGTTATTCAACGGCCACATGGAATCTCGCATGCATTGTAATCATTCCAGTGTGTGACTTTTTAGTCATGCTCGATTTCATATTACTTTAATTCGTAAGGTTTTACCATATCCATGTCCCCGTAGTCCATGTTCTCTCCGGCCATCCCCCATATAAAAGTGTAGTTGGAGGTCCCTGCTCCGCTATGGATAGACCAGACCGGAGAGATGACTGCTTGATGATTTTTCATCCATATATGCCTCGTTTCATCAGGAGTGCCCATGAAGTGTGAAACTACATTTTCTTCTTTGAGATCAAAGTAGAAGTAGGCTTCCATCCTTCTGTCATGCACGTGAGCAGGCATAGTGTTCCATACAGAGCCTGGTTTCAACTCGGTCATTCCCATTTGCAATTGGCAGGTCTTTACCACGGAGTTGACCAAAAGCTTATAAATGGTCCGGTGATTGGAGTTTTCCAAGGAGCCAAGGGTGACTACTTCGGCATCGTCCTGTGTGATTTTCCGGGTAGGATAGGAGCAGTGTGCCGGGGCGGAATTGAAATAGAGTAAGGTCTTGCCTTCAGCGGCAGGATGGAATATCACCTGCTGAACTCCCTTTCCTATATATAGCGCCTCTTTGCGGCCAAGACTGATAGATTCTCCGTCCATCTCTATCCTGCATTTCTCACCTACGTTGATGATACCGATTTCCCGGCGTTCCAGAAAGTAGGGAGCCTTCAGCTGATCGACAGTTTCCAGATGCACCGGTTTGTCCACAGGGTGGATTCCGCCGACAATCAACCGGTCCTCCATGGTGTATGTACCGGTGATTTGATTTGGAACGAAAATGTTTTCGAGTAAAAACTTTTCCCGAATTTCTTTGGTGGGGTAGTTTTTGAAATCCTCAGGATGCGAGGAATACCGCATTTCAATAGTAGTACTCATAAGGGGTATGTAATCGTTTGCGCAATATAGTATTATTTTTGAATATCAAGCTGAGGTGTCCATATCGGTTTAACAACAAATTGCAAATTAGTATTTCGTAAAAGAGATGAATTTTGATCTAAAATCCATTAAATACAGAATAAATCCAGATAAAAATTTTTTCTTATTTATTTTATTTTTAATATGCAATCGATTGCTCAATAAAGAATTGAGTGTCTTGATCTTGTGGTCAAGATACCAACTTTGTTATTGTCCAACTCATTGGAATTAAGTGTAATAATGAGAATACAACCCAAAATACTAGAAAAGGCTAAACTGCAAATTCCCACATTATTGTCGGGATTGCTGGTAGTTGTTGCATTGAGTTGTGCACAGCAAAAAAGTAATAATACCTCAGATGATCTGCCCGAGATCTTTCGTTTTTCTGTAGAAAATCCTCTTTCAATTGATAGGACTAATGAGAAGATAGTAATTAGCCCGGAGGATTTAATGGACAAATCTCAGTGTTCTGAGGGATTGAATTACCGGGTATTTGTGGGAGAGGAAGAGATTCCTTCTCAGTGGAACACTAAGGGCAATGATAAAGGATTGATTTTTATTTTGCCTAAAATCGGTGCCAACCAAAGGCTGGATATTGAGCTGAGAAGCTCATCCGATTCATCAATTCCGAATTACCCGAAACTTACCCAGGCGGAACTCTCCCATAAATTCGGGGGTGAATTTAAAGACAGAGAATACATAGGCGGGCATTTTGAAAATGTGGATTCACTTCATGTGCCGGCTGAGCATACTGACCATTCTTGGTTTATCCGTTATGAAGGCCCCGGCTGGGAGTCTGATCTAGTCGGCTACCGTTTTTACCTGGATTGGAGAAATGGCATTGATGTATTCGGCAAGAAAGTGACTACTCCCGTATTGCAGGATGTGGGTCAGGATGGTTTTGACTCTTATCATGAGCCGGCTGCCTGGGGAATGGACGTGCTGAAAGTAGGGAAGACGTTGGGGTTGGGAAGTATTGCGACATTCGAAGGGGGCAAAGCCCGAAGAGTAGATGTGACTGATAGCCTTTATGCTGAGATTACCGGCAATGGGCCTGTCTATTCTTCCGTGTTTACGAAATATTCAGGTTGGGACTTGCCCGATGGCAAAACGGATATTCTGTCTGCTATTTCCATACATGCAGGAACCCGTCTGTCCAGAATGGATCTTAGTTCCACAGCCGATATCCCGAATTTTGCTACCGGATTGATCAAAGACAGCAAAGCGGAGCTGTTGAAAAGCGATACTGATTTAGCCTACAGCTATCTGGCGACGTATGGCTCCCAGAGTTTGGCCGGTGACAAGCTTGGAATCGCAATACTATATCCTACCGACCGATTGACCCAA contains:
- the kduI gene encoding 5-dehydro-4-deoxy-D-glucuronate isomerase, whose amino-acid sequence is MSTTIEMRYSSHPEDFKNYPTKEIREKFLLENIFVPNQITGTYTMEDRLIVGGIHPVDKPVHLETVDQLKAPYFLERREIGIINVGEKCRIEMDGESISLGRKEALYIGKGVQQVIFHPAAEGKTLLYFNSAPAHCSYPTRKITQDDAEVVTLGSLENSNHRTIYKLLVNSVVKTCQLQMGMTELKPGSVWNTMPAHVHDRRMEAYFYFDLKEENVVSHFMGTPDETRHIWMKNHQAVISPVWSIHSGAGTSNYTFIWGMAGENMDYGDMDMVKPYELK
- a CDS encoding gluconate 5-dehydrogenase, with product MKPNFELKGKIALVTGATHGLGMAMAKALAHQGATLVVNGHTPAKMEGAIEEYASEEIIARPYLFDVSDVKAVDAAITKIEEEIGDIDILVNNAGMIQRIPALEMDPEDFRKVIDIDLVSPFIVSQRVAKTMVKNGKGKIINICSMMSELGRNTVSAYAAAKGGLKMLTRNLATEWAKYNIQVNGIGPGYFATEQTAPIRVDGHPFNDFIVGRTPAGRWGDPNDLGGTVVFLSSQASDFINGQIIYVDGGILATIGKPAGE
- a CDS encoding DUF4861 domain-containing protein; translation: MRIQPKILEKAKLQIPTLLSGLLVVVALSCAQQKSNNTSDDLPEIFRFSVENPLSIDRTNEKIVISPEDLMDKSQCSEGLNYRVFVGEEEIPSQWNTKGNDKGLIFILPKIGANQRLDIELRSSSDSSIPNYPKLTQAELSHKFGGEFKDREYIGGHFENVDSLHVPAEHTDHSWFIRYEGPGWESDLVGYRFYLDWRNGIDVFGKKVTTPVLQDVGQDGFDSYHEPAAWGMDVLKVGKTLGLGSIATFEGGKARRVDVTDSLYAEITGNGPVYSSVFTKYSGWDLPDGKTDILSAISIHAGTRLSRMDLSSTADIPNFATGLIKDSKAELLKSDTDLAYSYLATYGSQSLAGDKLGIAILYPTDRLTQVTADELSHVLVFNSGTRKLSYYFLAAWEQEKEGIQNKEEFEIYLRDEIRKLSSPLIIHK